The following nucleotide sequence is from Pedobacter sp. PACM 27299.
GGTAATTGCGCGGGTAAAAAACACCCAGAAGTTACCAAGATTAGTCGTTGTTTTATCTCTGAAAGCTTTAAATAAGACTACTGCAGCAGCAATACCTGTAGCGGCACTCACAAATTGTAAGAACATAAATACAAAGTGCTGTGTGAAATAGGTAGCCCCGCTTTCGCCTGAATAATGCTGCAGGTTACAGTTCACCACAAAACTGATGATACTGTTAAAGGCAAGATCCGGTGATTGGCCAAGGTTACCGTCTGGATTTAAAGGCAATTTATCCTGATAAATCAGTGCAAAAAAGCCATAAACCAACCAGACCATATTGATCATCAACAGCGCTTTCATGTGCTGTTTCCAATTCATAGATTCCTCCGGGTTAATTCCGGATAATTTATAGATTCCTTTTTCAAAGGGTTTTAGAAAGTCAGTCCAGACTTTCTCACCTGCAAACATCTTTGCCAGATAGATACCCAAAGGGATTCCGATCAGCAAGGTTAGGGCGTAGGTGGCAATGATACCTAGTAATTCAGTGTTCATAACAGTTAATTAAAATTTTTCGGGTTTAATCAGCACGTATACCATGTAGATAAATACTGCGATTGCGATAATGAATAATGCGATCATAATTTTTAGATTTTCTCGAACCAGTCGATTGATTTGTAGAATACCCAGACCATCAGGAGTAGGGCAAGAAGTAATGCGATTGTTAACATAATATGGTTTGTTTTGACCGGGCTATGCCAATCTATATACCAAAAGAGAAGACCAATACACAAAAGACTGACTATCAATGAATAAAACAGGT
It contains:
- the kdpF gene encoding K(+)-transporting ATPase subunit F, which encodes MIALFIIAIAVFIYMVYVLIKPEKF